From Aquabacter sp. L1I39, the proteins below share one genomic window:
- a CDS encoding (2Fe-2S)-binding protein produces MIVCSCNVFSDHQVRDALASTEGVRSPGEVYRCLGCAPQCGRCARTIRAILDQVQGSCAACPVECPAANLSTRMLAAE; encoded by the coding sequence ATGATCGTCTGTTCATGCAACGTATTCTCCGATCATCAGGTGAGGGATGCACTCGCCTCGACCGAAGGCGTGCGTTCGCCGGGAGAGGTTTATCGTTGCCTGGGCTGCGCTCCCCAATGCGGACGCTGCGCCCGCACCATCCGGGCGATCCTGGACCAGGTCCAGGGCTCGTGCGCAGCGTGCCCTGTGGAATGCCCGGCGGCCAACCTGTCGACCCGTATGCTCGCAGCCGAGTGA
- a CDS encoding PAS domain-containing sensor histidine kinase, translated as MNDPFARMLQMNDPVFAPLRREDLPSFVVAVPEGEVVAATPACSRLGLAPDAPLPAPAADAARRIAAQDGETTQQERIFLPLAPEPQLFSCRAILTPAGQFVMFADPRSLSTSAAGDAAAHPATPSAAPVAGEPAARPVRFTWDEDADGRLTQLSDTFRSAFPTSHWQGQAFTDLLGRLGFSGSEALSAAMAGRTSFSDVTLEGAAGRMRLGGVTLFTPDRTCAGIRGFGQLWLAQARSAAQVQAQTAPAALVPATPAPVAAATPAPDAAHSDNVVPLRGGNLTPRERTAFHEIARTLHDAIDSWQKTGETPPPEADDAPSQAPEATHSGEGEESVLDRLPLGVVVHQQGQLVRVNRTLLTWCGDSDMEAFEAAGGLSPRLSRPDATKPLSLRTIAGADLPVEVRVVSAAWGGRPALVHVVRRLDDAPSGDEALDTTALQRALDLIPLGIVLLARSGAIEESNETLVRYAGFGRADLRGEPFTTLFAPHSRGRAVMLLDEAALHAPSLPCTATLTVRGRKGADVEMVATLASVENDAQRYCLVLRPAGETEMATPPFAAEPLPRGSRADALEAPQARAAVDALARRMSHAIRTPLTSILGFVDAVRSSTFGPVGNARYSKHAEAAQMAGQHLLALLEDVEHLFPPAPVTEPERSDLVAVMGAALTHLDEVTKRRRILLRRDGPDDLTCTARKAPLEHVVRLLLEEALRATPVGGQVMVSLRREGDQALLRVRDAGAPLSEAEIAQALDALSAAPVSDRFSAAGRPFRLARLSALVRAEGGTLSLQRGTGGGLLVELSFPA; from the coding sequence ATGAACGATCCTTTCGCCCGCATGTTGCAGATGAATGATCCGGTGTTCGCCCCCCTGCGCCGGGAGGATCTGCCGTCTTTTGTCGTGGCTGTGCCGGAAGGCGAAGTGGTCGCCGCCACACCGGCCTGTTCGCGCCTCGGTCTCGCCCCGGACGCCCCCCTCCCCGCCCCGGCCGCCGACGCCGCGCGCCGTATCGCCGCACAGGACGGCGAGACCACCCAGCAGGAGCGGATTTTTCTGCCCCTGGCGCCTGAGCCACAGCTATTCTCGTGCCGCGCGATTCTCACACCGGCCGGCCAGTTCGTGATGTTTGCAGACCCCCGGAGCCTCAGCACTTCTGCGGCCGGCGATGCGGCCGCGCACCCGGCCACGCCCAGCGCCGCGCCAGTTGCTGGGGAGCCAGCGGCCCGACCCGTGCGCTTCACCTGGGATGAGGATGCCGACGGGCGGTTGACACAGCTTTCGGACACCTTCCGCTCAGCCTTTCCGACCTCGCACTGGCAGGGCCAGGCCTTCACCGACCTCCTGGGGCGCCTCGGCTTTTCCGGAAGCGAGGCACTGTCCGCCGCAATGGCTGGCCGGACCAGCTTTTCCGACGTGACGCTGGAAGGAGCGGCGGGACGCATGCGGCTCGGTGGCGTGACGCTTTTCACGCCCGACCGCACCTGCGCCGGCATACGCGGTTTCGGCCAGTTGTGGCTTGCGCAGGCAAGGTCCGCAGCGCAGGTGCAGGCCCAGACGGCGCCGGCCGCCCTCGTGCCAGCCACACCGGCTCCGGTTGCGGCCGCTACGCCCGCGCCGGATGCGGCCCATTCGGACAATGTGGTCCCGCTGCGCGGCGGCAATCTCACCCCTCGGGAGCGCACCGCCTTCCACGAGATCGCCCGCACGCTTCACGACGCCATCGATTCCTGGCAGAAGACCGGCGAGACGCCGCCGCCGGAGGCCGACGACGCCCCCTCCCAGGCTCCCGAGGCGACCCATTCCGGCGAGGGCGAGGAGAGCGTTCTCGACCGTCTCCCGCTGGGTGTCGTGGTGCACCAGCAGGGGCAACTGGTCCGGGTCAATCGCACGCTCCTGACCTGGTGCGGCGATTCGGACATGGAGGCTTTCGAGGCGGCAGGCGGTCTTTCCCCGCGCCTGTCCCGCCCCGATGCGACGAAACCCTTGTCGCTGCGGACCATAGCCGGCGCGGACCTGCCGGTGGAGGTGCGTGTGGTGTCCGCCGCTTGGGGCGGACGACCGGCCCTCGTACATGTGGTGCGCCGGCTCGACGATGCGCCGTCCGGCGATGAGGCGCTGGACACCACCGCCCTGCAGCGGGCCCTTGACCTCATTCCCCTTGGCATCGTGCTTCTTGCGCGCTCCGGCGCCATTGAGGAGAGTAACGAGACGCTGGTCCGCTATGCCGGCTTTGGACGGGCGGACCTGCGTGGCGAGCCGTTCACCACTTTGTTTGCGCCGCACAGCCGGGGCCGGGCGGTGATGCTCCTGGATGAAGCGGCGCTGCACGCCCCCTCCCTGCCCTGCACCGCCACCTTGACGGTACGCGGGCGCAAGGGCGCGGACGTGGAAATGGTCGCAACGCTTGCCAGCGTGGAAAATGACGCGCAGCGCTATTGCCTCGTCCTGCGCCCCGCCGGGGAAACGGAAATGGCCACGCCGCCGTTCGCGGCCGAGCCGCTCCCTCGCGGGAGCCGCGCCGACGCGCTTGAGGCACCGCAGGCCCGGGCGGCGGTGGACGCGCTGGCTCGGCGCATGTCCCATGCGATCCGCACGCCCTTGACCTCCATTCTCGGCTTCGTGGACGCGGTGCGCTCGTCCACCTTCGGCCCCGTGGGCAATGCCCGCTATTCCAAGCATGCCGAAGCCGCGCAGATGGCCGGGCAGCATCTCCTCGCTCTGCTGGAGGATGTGGAGCATCTCTTTCCACCCGCTCCGGTGACGGAACCGGAGCGGTCCGACCTCGTCGCGGTGATGGGCGCCGCACTCACTCACCTGGACGAGGTGACCAAGCGCCGCCGCATTCTGCTGCGCCGCGACGGGCCGGACGACCTCACCTGCACCGCGCGCAAGGCGCCGCTTGAGCATGTGGTGCGCCTTCTCCTCGAAGAGGCGCTGCGCGCCACGCCAGTGGGCGGCCAGGTGATGGTCTCGCTGCGCCGGGAGGGCGATCAGGCGCTCCTGAGGGTGCGCGACGCCGGTGCCCCCCTCTCCGAAGCCGAGATCGCGCAGGCCCTCGATGCCCTCTCCGCGGCCCCGGTGAGCGACCGTTTCAGCGCTGCCGGCCGGCCGTTCCGCTTAGCGCGGCTGTCCGCCCTGGTGCGAGCGGAAGGCGGCACCCTTTCCCTCCAGCGCGGCACCGGGGGCGGGCTCTTGGTGGAACTGTCCTTCCCCGCCTGA
- a CDS encoding phasin family protein, protein MTAKFGPDLELPPELRALAEKNVAQARQAFDTLFDTARTAVGESEGRLEEVRTGVKELRQKTLGLVEANVSASFDFLGKLVQAKSPQEVFTLQAEFLKKQVEAVASQAASLGNDARSLGESTARTLDEHARALAERVQALGTAAAQQAKTAAEEFQAAAMKATKDAAQKATTPPGSDQTY, encoded by the coding sequence ATGACTGCGAAATTCGGTCCCGACCTCGAACTGCCGCCCGAGTTGCGGGCCCTTGCCGAAAAGAATGTGGCCCAGGCGCGCCAGGCCTTCGACACGCTCTTCGACACCGCGCGGACGGCGGTCGGAGAATCAGAGGGCCGCCTGGAGGAGGTGCGCACCGGCGTAAAGGAACTGCGCCAGAAGACGCTTGGCCTCGTGGAGGCCAATGTCTCCGCCTCCTTCGACTTCCTGGGCAAGCTCGTCCAGGCCAAGAGCCCACAGGAAGTGTTCACCCTCCAGGCGGAGTTCCTGAAAAAGCAGGTGGAGGCCGTGGCGTCGCAGGCGGCCTCGCTTGGCAATGATGCCCGTTCGCTGGGCGAATCCACCGCCCGCACCCTGGACGAGCATGCCCGCGCGCTCGCCGAGCGGGTGCAGGCGCTCGGCACCGCCGCCGCCCAGCAGGCCAAGACCGCTGCCGAGGAATTCCAGGCCGCGGCCATGAAGGCCACCAAGGACGCCGCGC